TGAAATACGTGAAGTGTTCAAGGATTTTAAACAGCTGGAAATAAAGCTGAGATATTCTGTCTCTCAAAAAAGTGCCACAGAGGGAAAAGAACTGATCTTCACAAATTATTGATAAACAAAGCCCCGGTCAGTGGAATTAATTTTTTCTGGCCAGGGCTTTATAATCGACATTTTTTTGACGGGCTTGTTTTTGCGTAAATTCATTAGCGAGTGGTGCCAAAGCAGACGCAAAATGGTGCCAAAGCGCCCGCCGCTTTACAATTATTTGTTCCGATGCGGTACTATCCTTCTGAAAGCTGAAGTGCAAGATAGTTCTGGATACTCATCTGGCCGATCTGGTCAAGTTGTGCCTCTATCCAGTCGATGTGGTTTTCCTCGTCCTTGAGTATGGCTTCAAGAAGTTCTCTTGTCCCATTGTCTCCGACTTCAACAGCGAGTTTTATGGCTTCGTTGTAAGCCTTTATTGCTCCTTCTTCAGCCATTTTATCATTGTTGTGCTGTTTTTCAACAACAGGTCCGATGTGCATTTTGTTCAGATTGCTTACTATTGGGAGTCCTTCAAGAAATAGTATTCTGGCTATAAGTTTTTCAGCATGCTTCATTTCATCTATGGCACGTTTTTCAATAGCTTTGTGGAGTTTTTCATAGCCCCAGTTGTCGCACATTTCAGAATGGACCATATACTGGCTGATGGCAGTAAGTTCATCTGCAAGGAGAAAATTCAGCATGTCGATCATTTTTTCGTTACCCTTCATTGTGCCTCCTTTGTGGATAGGTGTTATGTTTTTGCCAAACTATTGAGTTTTCAATTATTTTGTGCTTAATGGTTTTGAAGCTTTTAAGAGAAAATTCCAGATGAATGAATATATCCTATTTCATTCCCAAATCAAGTCTCTCTTGTTTTTAAAATGGAATAATTCCCGGGGGGATTTGGTTCCTATCAGAAATTATTTGAATCTGCAGCAGGCTGTTTCTTTTTGTCCCGGGGATTATTCTTTGTGGCTCTGCCTGATTTTCAGTTAAGAAGTGCCTTTTATGGTCAATGTGCCATCAAAAAAGGGTGATGCGTAGGTCGGATTAGGACGCCCTTTGTCCGTAATCCGACGTTAAGCCGAGTGCCTCCGGCGGGTCGCTTTTTGTAAAAAGCTCCGCAAAAACTTTATGGTTTTGTTAGTAGTCAAAAAACTGATGTTTTTAGAGTTTTAAAAATGTTAAGTCCATGAACTTTCAAATGTTACTGAGAATTGAGCATAACCACATTATTCTTTGCCTTCTATAAGGATTATTCATCAAAATCGCTTTCATTTCTTTTTGATGTTTCAAGAAGACCACCGACAGCCATTTTCGCCAGATCAGCCCTTGTGATCCTGACTCCTGCTATTATAAGAGGCAGAAGGATATCAAGGGCGGCAGGTTTGGAATAAAGCGCGCCGGCTGGCACGCCTATGACATCTGTATTGCGTATTTTGCCAATAAGGGTCATGGCTCCAGGAAGAATAGGGGCACCGTATAGAATGTCGGACATGCCTGCATCTTCAAGGGCAAATCTTGTGACATCATCAGGATCAACTGAAAGGCCGCCGGTTACAATGATAAGATCAGCTCCTTTGCCGATGAGATCCATGGCAGCATCAGTTATTTCTTTGCGGACGTCGTTGCATATTAACGTTCCTGTTATTTCACATCCATGGATTTTCAGACTTTTTGAAATTACAGGCGCGAATCTGTCTTTGATTTTTCCAGAGGCGATTTCTGAACCTGTTATTATGATTCCTGCCCTGGCGTTTCTGAATCTCCTGACAGAAAAGATGCCGCCTTTGCCAAGGGTTGATATTGCTGAATTAAAAACATCATTGTCAAGGTAAAGGGGAATAGCCCTTGTTCCTGCAATTGTCTGGCCCTTTATGACGGTTTTGAGTCCAGGCATGGATGCGCACATCACTCCGTCAATTCTGTTGAATGAAGTCAGCTTATCAGTGTCAATGACAAGAACACCGTCGCATTCAGCCTTTAAATCAATTCTTCCTTCCTTAGGCTCCGGGTCAAAGATGATGTTCTTGCCTGACATTGCTTCTGCAAAAGCTATTGCTGCATCATTTTCATGGATTCTGCCTTTAAGATCATGGGATGAATGGGTGAAAATCCTTGATTTACCCATGGATTTTAACTTTTCTATATCATCAGGGGAAACTTCATGGCCTTTTTTAAAAGCTACTTCCTTGCTGATCCCTGGTTCAATCTTGGTCATATCATGGGCTAATTTAAGGCCCGTTGCATCTTCCACATTCACGCACTTTGCTGGCGAGTCAAATGTTACGGTCGAGAAAGGAAGGTCTCCTGAGCAGCATTGACACAGCTGAAAACCGTCAATGCCGGTTTTGGAGAGTGACTGGTCATTTCTGAAACTTTCTCCGCAGGATGGGCACATGCTTATTTTTTTCTTTGCCATTGATTGAATTCTTTCAATGTCCACGATGATCTTTTTAACAGCATATACTGAAGAACCCGCATCTATTATTTCTTTTATGAGCCTTTCCTTGTCCTGTTCCTTCTTGGGCTTAAGCTTCATTGCCCAGACCTTGAATTCCGGCCATGTTTCGAGTCTTTGCTGGTCAAGAGATACCCTTAGCCCCTGGCCAGTTGACTTGTTGTAAAAGGCAAGGGCGAATCTTCCGGTGTCAATTATTTTCAGCCAGCCATTTCCAATTGTGCATGGTGTAAGAATCTGGACTGAATCAGGAATGCAGGCTCTTGTTTCACAGATGGCGTCATAAAACCCGTTTTCAGGGAGATATTTATAGGCAAGATCAACCATAAAACCGCCGCATATCATTCCCGGAGCCAGATGACCGTGGAAGGATCTGGCTTTTTCAATAAATTCCTCAACAGAATAATTAAGTATTCCCATTAAAATTCAGTCCTTTGTATTAATAAGAAAACATATGGCAAAAGGTTTTAAAATTGGCAAGGCCGCAAAAATTCCTATTACAGTCATTCCGGCGCAGGCCGGAATCCAGAAGAGGCTGAAATTACTGGATGCCTGATCAAGTCCGGCATGACGCCAATGCCTTTTTCTGACTTTTTGCGAGACCATCAAATTTGACTTTCTTTGGGACCATTTAAACCGCAACTGTAATATAATCTTTTCTTTGATGAAATATTGCAAGGATTTTTGTTTTATATAAAACTTTTATACTGGCTATATTTGAAGGGTTTTATCAAATAGTTTTATTGGAAGCTCTTGTTAATCTTTATTAGAAGTTTTGACATGACGTTTTTTTCATCATCAGTCAGATTAGCATAAGCTTTTTCTTTGAGTTTTTCTGAAATAAGTGAGAGTGGCTCGCGGATTGAGTCGCATTTTTCAGTGAGTTTTATGTAGCTGGCTCTTTTGTCAGTCTTGTGATTTATCTTTTCTATCAGACCTAATCCGGTAAGCTTGTTTACAAGCGCAGTTACTGTTGATTTGTCCTTGTCAATTATCTGAGGAATATCCTTCATCTGTATTTCGCCGAACATTTGAAGGGCTGCAAGTATCTCGCCGTGTGACGGAGAAATCCCTTCTATCCCATGATTTTTGAATTCATTCATGAGGAATCTGTCAACCTTGTAATTGACCCTGCTTATAAGGAAGAGTATCCAGTCATTATGTTTCATGCCTGAAAAATATGTTTGATGACAAACATAAGTCAAGGTTTTTTATAGATAAAATTTTACAAGACGTATTGGTATTACCAATTTTTTTCATATTTCAACCATTATAGAGATTATTTACTTGATTATAGTATATGTTTATAATATTGGTAGAACCAATAAATTTATGGAGAAGCCATGAGCGAAACTGAAGCACATGAAACAAAAAAATATCTTTATAATACTATCATAGAAAAATTAAGGGATATGATCAGGAGCGGAGACCTTAAACCAGGTGACAGGCTTCCTCCTGAAAGAAAAATGGCTGACGATTTCGGGGTTTCCCGCAACAGTCTTCGCCAGGCGATTCAGGCCATGTCTGAAAGAAGGTTGATAGAAAGCAGGCAGGGAGACGGGAATTATATTTCACAATCTATTGATTTTTCATTTTTTTCAGACAGCATCATGGACACAATTACCGAACAAAAGGGCTTTTTGAAAGACGTCATTGAATTCAGGCAGGTTATGGAGCCGCAAATTGCTTTTCTTGCTGCCGGAAGAATTACGCCTGGTCAGATTGACAGTCTTAAAATACTTGTTTGTGATCAGCACAGAGCTGTTATTGATAATAAAGATGTGGATTACCTTGACTCTGCCTTTCATTTGAAGCTTGCGGAATATTCTGGGAACAAGGTCATATTCCAGGTGATGAAAACAATCAGATCAATCCTGAATGAAACAAGATCAGGGTGGCTTCAGAGTTACGAGCGGCGGCTTTCATCAGTTGAAGGACATTTGAGAATCATTGATGCTCTTGATTCAAGGGATTCTGGCAAGGCATTTGAAGCAATGGGAAAACATCTTCTTGAAGTGGAACAGCATATTCTTGGAGATTCCTGATTTTTTTTTAAGTATGACAAAGTCGCAAAAAGTCTGATTCCCGTCATTCCTGCTCAGGTCTGAATCCGGAAGTATCTGAAAATACAAAGATGCCGGATCAAGTCTGGCATGACGTTTAAGCATTTTTGGCTTTCTGCGAGACCATTAAGTTTGTTTAGGAGGATAAATGTTTACCGGTATCGCTATAATGTATCTGTCAGTGGGGCTAATTGCAGGAGTTCTGGCCGGGTTGCTTGGTGTCGGAGGTGGCCTGGTTATAGTCCCCATGCTTGTTTACTGCTTTACAAGGCAACAGATGCAGCCCGACTTGATAATGCATCTTTCACTTGGTACATCAATGGCAAGCATTGTTTTCACATCAGTTTCAAGCTTCATGTCCCACCACAAACACGGCGCGGTTGAATGGACAATTGTTAAAAGGATTGTGCCAGGAATTCTCATCGGTACTTTTTGCGGATCCTATATAGCCGCCATGCTTTCCACAGGATTTCTCAAAGGGTTTTTCTGCGTATTCCTTTATTATGTTGCAACACAGATGGTTCTTGATAAAAAGCCTAAACC
This portion of the Desulforegula conservatrix Mb1Pa genome encodes:
- the bfr gene encoding bacterioferritin, with amino-acid sequence MKGNEKMIDMLNFLLADELTAISQYMVHSEMCDNWGYEKLHKAIEKRAIDEMKHAEKLIARILFLEGLPIVSNLNKMHIGPVVEKQHNNDKMAEEGAIKAYNEAIKLAVEVGDNGTRELLEAILKDEENHIDWIEAQLDQIGQMSIQNYLALQLSEG
- a CDS encoding FmdE family protein → MGILNYSVEEFIEKARSFHGHLAPGMICGGFMVDLAYKYLPENGFYDAICETRACIPDSVQILTPCTIGNGWLKIIDTGRFALAFYNKSTGQGLRVSLDQQRLETWPEFKVWAMKLKPKKEQDKERLIKEIIDAGSSVYAVKKIIVDIERIQSMAKKKISMCPSCGESFRNDQSLSKTGIDGFQLCQCCSGDLPFSTVTFDSPAKCVNVEDATGLKLAHDMTKIEPGISKEVAFKKGHEVSPDDIEKLKSMGKSRIFTHSSHDLKGRIHENDAAIAFAEAMSGKNIIFDPEPKEGRIDLKAECDGVLVIDTDKLTSFNRIDGVMCASMPGLKTVIKGQTIAGTRAIPLYLDNDVFNSAISTLGKGGIFSVRRFRNARAGIIITGSEIASGKIKDRFAPVISKSLKIHGCEITGTLICNDVRKEITDAAMDLIGKGADLIIVTGGLSVDPDDVTRFALEDAGMSDILYGAPILPGAMTLIGKIRNTDVIGVPAGALYSKPAALDILLPLIIAGVRITRADLAKMAVGGLLETSKRNESDFDE
- a CDS encoding MarR family winged helix-turn-helix transcriptional regulator: MKHNDWILFLISRVNYKVDRFLMNEFKNHGIEGISPSHGEILAALQMFGEIQMKDIPQIIDKDKSTVTALVNKLTGLGLIEKINHKTDKRASYIKLTEKCDSIREPLSLISEKLKEKAYANLTDDEKNVMSKLLIKINKSFQ
- a CDS encoding FadR/GntR family transcriptional regulator, with amino-acid sequence MSETEAHETKKYLYNTIIEKLRDMIRSGDLKPGDRLPPERKMADDFGVSRNSLRQAIQAMSERRLIESRQGDGNYISQSIDFSFFSDSIMDTITEQKGFLKDVIEFRQVMEPQIAFLAAGRITPGQIDSLKILVCDQHRAVIDNKDVDYLDSAFHLKLAEYSGNKVIFQVMKTIRSILNETRSGWLQSYERRLSSVEGHLRIIDALDSRDSGKAFEAMGKHLLEVEQHILGDS